The following are encoded in a window of Ricinus communis isolate WT05 ecotype wild-type chromosome 4, ASM1957865v1, whole genome shotgun sequence genomic DNA:
- the LOC8271484 gene encoding uncharacterized protein LOC8271484, whose translation MATLQKFKLLATQCGVVQSPTRSPRTSPLVHLRRKKTTLRMLLTRSISNSSARRSPPRKDSSPRVLPPLPPPEKKRDTLKDLFVSSPITFDDEDEEEENKKGKMIGGKCEVFRMRVNGLGVEPAGSPRPGWIGFRHRALIRRAWRPMLVAIVEEEDESNFV comes from the coding sequence ATGGCGACATTGCAGAAGTTCAAGCTACTCGCTACACAATGCGGCGTCGTTCAGAGTCCAACGCGAAGTCCGAGAACAAGTCCCCTAGTTCACCTCCGTCGCAAAAAAACCACTCTCCGAATGCTCCTCACCCGTAGCATCTCCAACTCCTCCGCCCGCCGCTCTCCTCCCCGGAAAGATTCATCGCCGAGAGTCCTTCCACCGCTTCCGCCGCCGGAGAAAAAAAGAGACACTTTAAAGGATTTATTCGTATCGTCGCCGATAACATTTGACGACGAagacgaagaagaagagaataaaaaaggaaagatgATTGGAGGAAAGTGTGAAGTGTTTAGAATGAGAGTTAACGGTTTAGGAGTTGAACCGGCCGGTTCACCTAGGCCTGGATGGATTGGGTTTAGACATAGGGCTTTGATTAGGAGAGCTTGGAGGCCAATGCTTGTTGCTATCGTTGAAGAAGAGGATGAGTCAAATTTTGTTTGA